The following nucleotide sequence is from Citrus sinensis cultivar Valencia sweet orange chromosome 6, DVS_A1.0, whole genome shotgun sequence.
CTGAATCTGCAACAAAATCTAAAACTACAATCCACCCAAGACATAGCTAATTGATTTCAATTCCAAAGAAAGGCCCGAGTGGCAACATGAGATAATTTCAATTCCGAAGGAATGCCACAGTGGCAACACGAGATCCCTCCGATCCACCAAACATGAAGGTTGGGTATGTGCGAACATGATTAAGGTAACGGAATGGAGGCTCCCTGCAtgcttcttcatctttgatCTCATGTTCCTGGGACACACCAATCCTTCTTTGACTTAAATTTGACACTTCATGCACCAACTCATCTTTTGTACTGTTACACGATGTGATCACCTACCAACATGATCAAAACAAGGAAAACAAGAGGTGAGTTAGCAAATCCCCAGAATGCAAGTATGACATTGTGTGTTATGCTTGGGATTTATCCAAGCAACTTCGTGTAAAATAGAAGGGTAATGATAAttacaaaacataaaaaaggTAGACCAAAGAGGCTCACCAATAATCCACCAGGAGCCACCAACTTTGAAACAGAATCCCAATACATGATCCTGAAAATGACAAACACAAGTTCACTTTTCACTATTTAGCAGTGTAATAGAAGTGCTGTATAGTTATCTATGAGATTCAAACAACACCAGGGTTGCTAACTCACAACCAGTTATGTGATTAcccaaaaagagaaagatgataATATACCTGTAACCAAGAAAACTATTGTTTACCTTTTGAGAGGACCATCAGGATGCAGTCCAATGGCATCTAAAGTCCCTTTATCCATGACAAGCTGAAATTGTCTTTCGAGCTTTGTGTCAAGAACATCATCAACCTAAAACCAGCAGTGACAGAAATTCAAATGAAACGACCATCATACATATGTTCACTGAGCAATTGCTAAAAGATTAGGATACAAAAGGATAACGATTTTGTTATAAGTACTGAAAACGTACAGTCTGAGAACTCGTTCACACTGTTTGTGAACACAACTAAATTCAGCAAAACCATCAGATATTATATTCTTGCCTTATAACTCAAAAAGATCAGCATCCCACAGTTCTCCTCAACTTATCAGGAACAACTTGAAAGTTTTATTCTTGGCTCTAACCAAAGATCAAGTTTGTTACACCTTTAGAGAAGAAAATGGCAACATTtatctaaaaagaaaagttttggATAGCCAACTCACATGCAAGATGGTCATCATGTAAATGCAAGAAATGAactttatattaaaaaaaaataaagttaaaccAGGAGGTTTCAAGAAATAAGGCGAAATTCCCATAGATAAGCAAATATCTAATTCAAGGATACAAATCTGACTGTAACATCTAGGGGgaaaaaggacaaaagaatgattcattttaaaagaaaGCATTCATTTGATATATAGTAACCAATTTGATATAAATCAAATGTATAGTGCTCGTTTCTTTCTGACTTACAGATGAAATAAGTCAATATTTGCACCGAAATATTCATTaccaaaaatttaatacaGGAAAATCCATCACGATTAGCAAGGCTTTGAGCAAGGTTTATTGCATCTTCACTATAATCAACTCCAGTTAAATCAGAGAACCTGAAAACAAATACACATCAATCTACttgttattataatataatttccaGCAATATGTAACAGTACATCaaaatttcagacatttcCAATGGACATTTCTTCCCAAACCAAGCCATTGATGCAACATTCAGAACTGTACTTTAATTTGCGAACATCCATTTTGTAGCATGTTCTTGTAAAACATTAATCACAAAAGTACTCCAATGACAAGTACTTTAATAGTAAATAAGTTGGAACGATATTACTGTTAAACCATTTAGTCTGAGACAATATCCCACTCCTACTAAATATGTGGATTGCAGGTCTTTTTCCACTCAAACAAACCACACACACCTCTCCACATATCAAAACATTCAACACACCACATGAAATATAGGAATTGTAAGCTTTCAAAATGCCACGTATGAGTTCTTCTTTTGCTTTGTCAATATCCCGCCTTAACCTAGATCACTTTCTGAGCCCCTGTTATCTGATTAACTCTACTCCTACTTTAATCTTACAAACTACAGAGCATGTATATATCATGTTTCCATACAAAGAAACAATGGAGACGAATTTGCAAGTGAAATACTACATTGAACTATAAATTTCTTAGATCAATATACTACAAAATACCAGAACTATAGGCAAAATCTCAGTGTGTACCCCTGCTTGGAAAGTTCTTGAAGAAGCAGACCATTGCCAGTACCAATATCAAGTACACTCCAAGAAGACAAATACTTATCATTCTCTTCCACAGGCTCAGACTTAAGATCTTCAACATGATTCAGCATGTGACCTTGTGATATGCTAATGCACAAGCTTTTTGTCCAAGAAGCAACAACATCCATGACATCAGCTCCAAACCTAATGAAAGGGGGCAcgagccaaaaaaaaaggttttgtaGAAAAGTAAGAGAGTTATGAATTTTACCTCCTCTGCTATTTCAAAGAggattcattaaatatttacaagttcaTCTGTTCTTGAGTTCAAACCAAGGTTATTTTCCTGAAAGTGAAGGCCGATTATACTCCAACAGACATAAGCAAACACAGCTTACATTCTGCTGTACAGATTCTAACGTTCTTATGATATTGCAAAttagataaaagaaatcatcTCAATATGATGTTTAGTATATTGAGTGAGCAGTAATGTTCCACAGGCCGCAGAAAAGAGAAAACGCTCAGAACTGTTGGGTAGATGCATTTTATTCAAAGATGTAAGAAGCTGCGGGATAGCCTCCGCGAATTTTAATTTCCCAATTTACTGAAACCCAACAACTATACTTAAGTATGAACTACAGTCTTAAACTTGATATATTTCCTTCATTCATAAACTTCATTCTTTTAAGTCTAAACATTTGGCCAGAATAACTTTTAAAGCTGCATTTCAGAGTGCTTCGATAGAAAGGCCTTTCAAAAGTTTATTGCTTTAGATACTATAACGGAGACAAGTTCGACTGTAAAGACCCCAGTGCTTACCAAACTTCACCAGCATGGCCATGTTCACGAAAATTAGCCAACTCATCTGCGTAAGCAGAATCCCAGTAACTCTGAAGACCTAACATTGATGCCATCCCTTCTGGATCTGGCTCCTCCTTGTCAGAACTATACACAATGGACACAACAATCAGCACATACATCAAGTGCCAAGTTACAAGGACTAGAATATAAGCATTGAAATTTCAGCTCTTTTGCCAATCACAGACCCCAAACAAATCATATGATTCTACACAGCTACTTCTCTAGAAGTAAATCACTTTCATGtctcttattctttcttgtaAATATATTAGTTCTACAACTCATTATTAAGACAGAGAACATTTCAAAACGCAAACgttcaaatttttaagaaaaaaatcaataaatcaattgcaaattaaaaactaGTGGCGCACAACAGACAGCCTAATTCATTGTAATCTTTTTATATCTCGGGGAACCAAacagtttttttattttttcccgaAAGAATGAGATTCACACTTGTAATCAGAATTAGCGCGGAAGTTTGCGGCGGAGGAGAGGGCCTCAGCGGCATCGGCGTGGCGCTGATCATCGTCGAGAGTGCTTCCATACTCGCTCTTTATTGACCACGAGTCCGCAGCGACTGACCGCTCGTCGTCAGACACTAGATCGCCCGCGACGCGGACCTGCTGCGGCGGCTGTTGCGGCGAAACCTCGGGTTCTTCCGGCGGCAATCGGAATCCGGCCATTACGATGCGTTTCGCAGAACGGACTTTATGTGGACTGTTTTAGCAACGATTGGCAAATGGCGTCTTCTCAATTTTGACCGCCTTTTGGTATTGGATGACGTGACAGCTATCGGACCTTCGGATAAAATTTTAGGGTGAATTTCAATTAGCTCCTTTATGTTTACTCTAA
It contains:
- the LOC102617209 gene encoding uncharacterized protein LOC102617209, coding for MAGFRLPPEEPEVSPQQPPQQVRVAGDLVSDDERSVAADSWSIKSEYGSTLDDDQRHADAAEALSSAANFRANSDYNSDKEEPDPEGMASMLGLQSYWDSAYADELANFREHGHAGEVWFGADVMDVVASWTKSLCISISQGHMLNHVEDLKSEPVEENDKYLSSWSVLDIGTGNGLLLQELSKQGFSDLTGVDYSEDAINLAQSLANRDGFSCIKFLVDDVLDTKLERQFQLVMDKGTLDAIGLHPDGPLKRIMYWDSVSKLVAPGGLLVITSCNSTKDELVHEVSNLSQRRIGVSQEHEIKDEEACREPPFRYLNHVRTYPTFMFGGSEGSRVATVAFLRN